A stretch of the Drosophila sulfurigaster albostrigata strain 15112-1811.04 chromosome 2L, ASM2355843v2, whole genome shotgun sequence genome encodes the following:
- the LOC133850058 gene encoding uncharacterized protein LOC133850058, whose translation MTSSRNQSLAQSTETQARHRLQLPQTLQLPLPMLLLLLMVLLLVATPLQPCESRYLPTRSHGDELDKLRELMLQILELSNEDPQNQQQQQQQQQPLQQHQMRLHNEANNPLNGQQRASNAAWLQKLGAMGALDTEGAYGRY comes from the exons ATGACAAGCAGCAGGAATCAGAGTTTGGCTCAGAGCACAGAAACGCAGGCAAGACACAGGTTGCAGTTGCCCCAGACGCTGCAGTTGCCGCTGccaatgctgttgctgctgctgatggtgctgCTCCTGGTGGCGACGCCGCTGCAGCCTTGCGAGAGTCGATACCTGCCCACAAGGTCGCATGGCGATGAATTGGATAAGTTGCGTGAGCTCATGCTGCAG aTTTTGGAGTTGAGCAATGAGGATccacaaaaccaacaacagcagcagcaacagcagcaaccgctACAGCAACACCAAATGCGTCTGCACAACGAGGCCAACAATCCGTTGAACGGTCAGCAGCGTGCCTCAAATGCCGCCTGGCTCCAGAAATTGGGGGCAATGGGCGCTCTAGATACCGAGGGTGCCTACGGACGCTACTAA
- the LOC133840000 gene encoding uncharacterized protein LOC133840000, producing the protein MQSSCVIVLVLASAALVAARPEPPRDTYSAPPSSSYQPSGPSGGYGAPAPQYGPPQQPPVVHKHVYVHVPPPEPEYQAPRKPLYVPPPQKHYKIVFIKAPSPPAPTAPIIPQFPQNEEKTLVYVLVKKPEEQPEIVIPTPAPTQPSKPEVYFIRYKTQKEETGPYPNSIAPPSEYGAPAAPPAPSAPSSSYGAPSH; encoded by the exons ATGCAGTCCAGTTGTGTG ATCGTGCTCGTCTTGGCCAGCGCAGCGTTGGTTGCCGCTCGCCCCGAACCACCCCGTGACACTTACAGCGCTCCTCCCTCGAGCAGCTATCAGCCAAGTGGACCAAGCGGCGGCTACGGTGCCCCAGCACCCCAATATGGACCGCCTCAGCAGCCGCCAGTGGTGCACAAGCACGTCTATGTGCATGTGCCACCACCAGAGCCAGAGTACCAGGCTCCCAG GAAACCTCTGTATGTGCCGCCACCACAGAAGCATTACAAGATTGTGTTCATCAAGGCGCCGTCGCCACCTGCACCAACTGCACCCATAATTCCTCAGTTCCCCCAGAACGAGGAGAAGACTTTGGTCTATGTGCTGGTCAAGAAACCAGAGGAGCAGCCCGAGATTGTCATCCCAACGCCAGCGCCCACGCAGCCCAGCAAACCGGAGGTCTACTTCATTCGCTACAAGACCCAGAAGGAGGAGACTGGCCCATATCCCAACAGCATTGCTCCTCCCTCGGAATACGGTGCTCCTGCCGCTCCGCCAGCTCCCTCGGCGCCCAGCAGCTCGTATGGTGCGCCTTCCCACTAA